A genomic window from Halodesulfovibrio sp. includes:
- a CDS encoding flavodoxin family protein, whose translation MYVLAINGSPRKGGNTEILLQKALAPLANQGWETELVQVGGKKLKGCIACGKCFENKDNNCIIKNDMFNELFEKALRADAIILGTPTYFTDVSAELKGLIDRMGMVALANGRKLAGKIGAAVVAVRRGGATHAFDSINHMYLMSQMIVPGSIYWNLGVGLAPGDVKNDAEAMANMESLGETIHWLGTAMKPHKESFPVSTFGSRE comes from the coding sequence ATGTACGTACTTGCCATCAACGGAAGTCCTCGCAAAGGGGGCAACACAGAAATTTTACTGCAAAAGGCATTAGCTCCATTAGCAAACCAAGGTTGGGAAACAGAGCTTGTTCAAGTCGGCGGGAAAAAGCTCAAAGGCTGTATTGCATGCGGTAAATGTTTCGAAAACAAAGATAACAACTGTATTATCAAAAACGACATGTTTAACGAACTATTCGAGAAAGCGCTTCGCGCAGACGCGATTATCCTTGGTACTCCAACCTACTTTACAGACGTTTCCGCAGAGCTAAAGGGGCTTATTGACCGTATGGGAATGGTTGCCCTTGCTAATGGTCGCAAGCTTGCAGGTAAAATTGGAGCAGCAGTTGTTGCTGTACGACGCGGTGGAGCTACCCACGCATTCGACAGTATCAACCACATGTACCTTATGTCACAAATGATCGTACCTGGTTCAATTTACTGGAACCTTGGTGTCGGTCTTGCGCCGGGTGATGTGAAAAACGATGCAGAAGCTATGGCAAACATGGAAAGCCTCGGTGAGACAATTCACTGGCTTGGAACTGCTATGAAACCACATAAAGAGTCATTCCCTGTTTCTACATTCGGCAGCAGAGAATAA
- a CDS encoding helix-turn-helix domain-containing protein, which produces MIKRCDVKELDGRSYRCFFELTLQVIGGKWKPIILYHLWIEKVLRFGALRKTMPGITQRMLTKQLRELEADNLISRTAYNEVPPRVEYALTELGESVIPIFTAMKEWGIQFEKSMAGKQIVGEQYESIEDVE; this is translated from the coding sequence ATGATTAAAAGATGCGACGTGAAGGAACTGGATGGCAGAAGCTATCGTTGCTTTTTCGAGCTTACTCTGCAAGTGATCGGTGGAAAATGGAAGCCGATAATATTATATCATCTATGGATTGAAAAAGTGCTGCGGTTCGGAGCACTACGCAAAACAATGCCCGGAATCACTCAGCGCATGCTGACAAAGCAATTGCGGGAACTGGAAGCTGATAATCTTATCTCCCGAACTGCGTATAATGAAGTTCCACCACGAGTGGAATACGCCCTCACGGAGCTTGGAGAGTCAGTTATCCCGATTTTTACCGCAATGAAAGAGTGGGGGATACAATTTGAAAAAAGCATGGCAGGGAAGCAGATAGTCGGTGAGCAGTATGAATCAATTGAAGATGTAGAATAA
- a CDS encoding MlaD family protein has protein sequence MTEENTASSLSTELPQATVCKKKSISLIWVVPLAALIIGIGLAYNTMMAKGPTVTITFASVEGVEAGKTKVKYKDVEIGKVTNVELAEDFKRVRVTVSLVKEADAYMTNHTSFWIVRPRLSGGNVTGLGTLLSGAYIAVDPGKGETSQYEFTGLEIPPVVTGGTPGKLFTLKALELGSLDYGSPIYYRGITVGQVVGYNLQKGGKGVDVTIFIKEPYDTYVKDSSRFWLASGVDLTMDANGVSVDTASMVSLLIGGITLNNPDYMQGTPVADAGDIFQLYPTRDAAMTRQFAQKEYFLLKFNQSVRGLTIGAPVEFKGFPVGRVVDVGIEFDWTKKQVLVPVRIEIESERLRKIAAETGTDTTEAMLNLLVEQGLRGQLRTGNLLTGKLFVALDFFSKVSPAKVVVQNGITEIPTTATPIEELTSNMTALLEKLQKIPMKEIGNNAIETLQGIKKASNKLEKLADSDELRLTFQRARQTMEEANSLLSKDSTTIVELQRALREMSEAARAVRSLADQLERHPESLIRGKEAR, from the coding sequence ATGACAGAAGAAAACACAGCCTCTTCACTTTCAACAGAGCTTCCGCAAGCTACTGTCTGTAAAAAGAAAAGCATATCTCTTATATGGGTTGTCCCGCTTGCTGCTCTGATTATCGGTATCGGGCTGGCTTACAATACAATGATGGCAAAAGGTCCCACAGTTACAATCACCTTTGCCTCAGTAGAGGGTGTTGAAGCTGGAAAAACCAAAGTAAAATATAAAGATGTTGAAATCGGTAAGGTCACGAACGTCGAACTGGCCGAAGATTTCAAGCGAGTCAGAGTCACTGTCTCGCTTGTAAAAGAAGCTGATGCCTACATGACCAACCACACCAGTTTCTGGATTGTCCGTCCCCGCTTAAGCGGTGGCAATGTTACAGGACTGGGCACACTGCTTTCAGGTGCCTATATTGCTGTCGATCCGGGGAAAGGTGAAACATCACAGTATGAATTTACCGGTCTTGAAATTCCTCCTGTAGTAACAGGCGGCACCCCCGGAAAATTATTTACCCTCAAAGCGCTTGAGTTGGGGTCTCTGGATTACGGATCACCCATTTACTACCGTGGAATCACCGTGGGACAGGTTGTTGGATACAATCTGCAAAAAGGTGGCAAAGGTGTTGATGTAACAATTTTTATTAAAGAACCTTACGACACCTATGTAAAAGATTCTTCCCGCTTCTGGCTGGCTTCCGGCGTTGATCTAACAATGGATGCCAACGGCGTCAGCGTTGATACTGCGTCAATGGTCAGCCTGCTTATAGGTGGAATCACGCTCAATAACCCAGATTACATGCAAGGCACTCCTGTTGCGGACGCGGGTGATATTTTTCAACTGTATCCAACCCGTGATGCTGCAATGACAAGGCAGTTTGCGCAAAAAGAATACTTTTTGCTTAAATTCAACCAGTCAGTTCGGGGACTTACCATTGGTGCACCTGTAGAATTTAAAGGGTTCCCAGTTGGACGCGTTGTTGATGTAGGCATCGAGTTTGACTGGACAAAAAAACAAGTACTGGTTCCAGTCCGTATTGAAATTGAAAGCGAACGGTTACGAAAAATTGCTGCTGAAACAGGTACAGATACGACAGAAGCTATGCTCAATCTTCTTGTTGAACAAGGTCTCCGCGGACAATTGCGTACAGGAAACCTGCTTACAGGAAAACTTTTTGTTGCGCTTGATTTCTTCAGTAAAGTCTCGCCAGCCAAGGTTGTGGTTCAGAATGGCATTACAGAAATTCCAACAACTGCAACACCAATTGAAGAACTCACAAGCAACATGACAGCCTTGCTTGAAAAATTGCAAAAAATTCCGATGAAAGAAATCGGAAACAACGCTATTGAAACGCTTCAGGGTATTAAAAAAGCAAGTAATAAACTGGAAAAGCTCGCTGACTCTGATGAATTACGCCTGACATTCCAACGCGCAAGACAGACAATGGAAGAAGCAAATTCACTGCTTTCAAAAGATTCTACCACTATTGTAGAACTGCAACGCGCTCTGCGTGAAATGAGTGAAGCTGCACGGGCTGTGCGCTCTCTGGCAGATCAACTGGAACGTCACCCTGAATCATTAATCCGCGGTAAGGAGGCAAGATAG
- a CDS encoding PqiC family protein — MPKQLTGLILLAGFCMMLTGCGKGSPPSSYYILTSSSQMTSAIQPIEDISVGVGPVSIPGYLDRSQIVTTTGSNSITIHEYQRWGNSFKAQVEETLAENISILLQTPQVTVFPWERALRPKYQVFLTIRKFEGEATGNVTLDAIWQIANVRTDKSLLTRRFMQSFPVAGNSMSAYVQTQSNALDALSKEIVKGLEAVAHSK; from the coding sequence GTGCCCAAACAACTCACAGGTCTTATTCTTTTGGCAGGATTTTGCATGATGCTGACAGGCTGCGGGAAAGGTTCCCCGCCATCGTCGTATTATATTCTCACAAGCTCAAGCCAGATGACTTCTGCCATACAACCGATTGAAGACATTTCTGTCGGCGTTGGACCAGTGAGCATTCCCGGATACTTGGATCGGTCTCAGATTGTCACCACGACGGGATCAAACAGTATTACGATTCACGAATACCAGCGGTGGGGAAATTCATTTAAAGCACAGGTAGAAGAAACACTTGCAGAAAACATTTCTATCCTTCTGCAAACTCCGCAAGTTACTGTGTTTCCGTGGGAACGCGCTCTGCGCCCTAAGTATCAGGTCTTTTTAACTATCCGCAAGTTTGAAGGAGAAGCAACTGGCAACGTGACCTTGGACGCAATTTGGCAAATTGCGAATGTACGCACAGACAAATCGCTTCTTACACGAAGGTTTATGCAATCATTTCCGGTAGCAGGAAACAGTATGAGCGCCTATGTTCAGACACAAAGCAACGCGCTGGATGCACTGAGTAAAGAAATAGTGAAAGGATTGGAAGCCGTCGCTCACTCCAAGTAA
- a CDS encoding paraquat-inducible protein A: MTTNTPTTATCQYCGLTQQLPAMDADSKAVCIRCQSVLYHKTNDTKQRTLALAITGVILFIIANSYPFLSMDLEGRVQETTLLTGMIWLFKHNMLGLSVLVIGTSVIVPLLQLSSLIYILLPMQFGKLAPKTEVVLRVLRHAMPWSMMEVFLLGILVSMIKLTKMAIITPGIAIWAYSALIVVLISAIAGFNPDNVWCRIPVQPSDTDQDACRDSCTITCHSCSLESTASVEHKTTCPRCGCGLHHRKPNSLQRTTALVVAAIILYIPANLLPITISSKLGVAHPDTILSGAIHFMMTGAWHIALIIFVASILIPLIKLITLSYLLISIRFRHQWKPEARTRLYRFTEAVGRWSMVDVFVVTVLVALVQLEPFALVEAGSGVAYFAAVVVITMIAAESFDPRLIWDQKD; this comes from the coding sequence ATGACCACAAACACACCTACAACTGCCACCTGCCAATATTGCGGTTTAACGCAACAACTCCCCGCAATGGATGCAGATAGCAAAGCTGTGTGCATCCGTTGCCAATCTGTGCTGTATCATAAAACCAATGATACAAAACAAAGAACATTAGCACTTGCAATTACGGGTGTTATTCTTTTCATCATAGCCAACAGTTACCCGTTTCTTTCCATGGACTTGGAAGGACGTGTTCAGGAAACAACACTACTGACCGGTATGATCTGGCTATTTAAGCACAACATGCTGGGGCTTTCAGTTCTTGTTATTGGCACAAGTGTTATCGTTCCTCTTCTGCAACTTTCTTCATTGATATATATACTCCTGCCCATGCAATTCGGAAAATTAGCGCCTAAAACAGAAGTTGTCCTCCGAGTTCTTCGGCACGCTATGCCGTGGAGTATGATGGAAGTATTCTTGCTGGGTATCCTTGTCTCCATGATTAAGCTCACAAAAATGGCGATAATTACCCCCGGCATAGCTATATGGGCGTATTCCGCTTTGATTGTTGTTCTTATCAGCGCAATTGCAGGGTTCAATCCTGACAATGTATGGTGCAGGATTCCCGTTCAACCTTCGGATACAGATCAGGACGCATGTAGGGATTCCTGTACAATAACGTGCCATAGCTGCTCACTTGAAAGCACCGCATCGGTAGAACACAAAACAACCTGCCCTCGCTGCGGTTGCGGGTTACATCATCGCAAACCGAACAGTCTGCAAAGGACGACCGCCTTGGTAGTGGCAGCGATCATCCTATATATCCCTGCGAACCTGCTCCCGATAACTATTTCAAGCAAACTTGGTGTTGCTCACCCAGACACAATTTTAAGCGGCGCAATCCATTTTATGATGACAGGAGCATGGCACATTGCTCTCATCATTTTTGTTGCCAGCATACTTATTCCTCTTATCAAGCTGATTACACTCAGCTACCTGCTCATTTCCATACGGTTCCGGCATCAATGGAAACCTGAAGCCCGTACCAGACTCTACCGCTTCACAGAAGCTGTCGGACGCTGGTCTATGGTGGACGTATTCGTTGTCACCGTTCTCGTAGCACTCGTTCAGCTAGAGCCATTTGCTCTTGTTGAAGCTGGTTCCGGCGTTGCGTATTTTGCAGCCGTCGTTGTAATAACCATGATTGCAGCAGAAAGCTTTGACCCTAGACTCATATGGGATCAGAAGGATTAA